ACGCGCGCGCCCTGCCGATCGTGCCGGTCCGGGCGCGCGGCCTCACCATCGAGGGCGCGGACGGCCGCCGCTACTTGGACTGCCTCTCCGGCGCGGGCACCCTTGCCCTCGGCCACAACCACCCCGTCGTCCTGGAAGCCGTCCGCAAGGTCCTCGACTCGGGCGCGCCGCTGCACGCCCTCGATCTGGCCACGCCCGTCAAGGACGCGTTCGTCACCGAGCTGTTCCGCACCCTGCCCGCCGGACTGGCCGCACGCGCGCGCGTGCAGTTCTGCGGTCCGGCCGGGACGGACGCGGTCGAGGCCGCCTTCAAGCTCGTCCGGGCCGCCACCGGACGCACCGGCATCATGGCGTTCACCGGGGCCTACCACGGGATGACCGACGCGGCGCTCGCCGCCTCCGGGCACGCCCGGGACGTACGCGTCACCCGGCTGCCCTACCCGCAGGACTACCGCTGCCCCTTCGGCGTCGGCGGCCCGCTCGGGGCCGAACTCGCCGCCCGCTGGACGGAGTCCCTGCTGGACGACCCCAAGTCCGGGGTGCCGCTGCCCGCCGGGATGATTTTCGAACCCGTCCAGGGCGAGGGCGGGGTGCTCCCCGCGCCGGACGAGTGGACGCGCCGCGTCCGGCGGCTCACCGAGGACAGGTCCGTGCCTCTGATCGCGGACGAGGTCCAGACCGGCGTCGGCCGCACCGGCGCCTTCTGGGCGGTGGACCACAGCGGCATCACACCGGACGTGATGGTGCTGTCGAAGGCCATCGGCGGCAGCCTGCCGCTGGCCGTCGTCGTGTACCGGGACGACCTCGACGTCTGGGCACCCGGCGCCCACGCGGGTACCTTCCGCGGCAACCAGCTCGCCATGGCCGCCGGGACCGCCACCCTGGCGTACGTCCGTGAGAACCGGCTCGCCGAACACGCCGCCGACCTCGGCGCCCGCATGCTGCGCCGGCTGGGCGAACTGCGCGAGCGGTACGCCTGCGTGGGCGACGTGCGGGGGCGCGGGCTGATGCTCGGCCTGGAACTGGTCGATCCGACGGCCGGGGCGGAGACGGAGCGCGAGACGGCGGCCGGGGACAGGACGGAGACGGGGTCCGCGGCGGAGACGGGGGCCGCGCCGCTCACCGCTCCCGGGCGGCGCCCGCCCCCCGCCGCTCCCGCCCTGGCCGCCGCCGTGCAGCGGGAATGCCTGCGGCGGGGCCTCATCGTCGAACTCGGCGGCCGCCACGGCAGCGTCGTCCGGCTGCTTCCGCCGCTGACCCTCACCGACGAGCAGTCCGCCGCGGTGCTCGACCGGCTGGCCGCCGCGGTCGAGGCGGTGGCCGGTGAGCGCCCCGCGCGCGTGGGCGAGCGGTTCGGGCCGCCCGGACAGGGGCACCGCACCGCCGGGCCGGTGCGAGGAGCGGGGGGCGCGCAATGACCGGGCCGGAGCCCGCCGCCGTGCCCGGTCGGCGGCAGGGCGGGCGACCACCCGGGACGACGCCGCAGCCCCCGGGCGCCTCCGCCGACGTACCGGACGTCGTCGATGTACCGGATGCC
The sequence above is drawn from the Streptomyces sp. SAT1 genome and encodes:
- a CDS encoding diaminobutyrate--2-oxoglutarate transaminase family protein, whose product is MRRQCARESAARTYARALPIVPVRARGLTIEGADGRRYLDCLSGAGTLALGHNHPVVLEAVRKVLDSGAPLHALDLATPVKDAFVTELFRTLPAGLAARARVQFCGPAGTDAVEAAFKLVRAATGRTGIMAFTGAYHGMTDAALAASGHARDVRVTRLPYPQDYRCPFGVGGPLGAELAARWTESLLDDPKSGVPLPAGMIFEPVQGEGGVLPAPDEWTRRVRRLTEDRSVPLIADEVQTGVGRTGAFWAVDHSGITPDVMVLSKAIGGSLPLAVVVYRDDLDVWAPGAHAGTFRGNQLAMAAGTATLAYVRENRLAEHAADLGARMLRRLGELRERYACVGDVRGRGLMLGLELVDPTAGAETERETAAGDRTETGSAAETGAAPLTAPGRRPPPAAPALAAAVQRECLRRGLIVELGGRHGSVVRLLPPLTLTDEQSAAVLDRLAAAVEAVAGERPARVGERFGPPGQGHRTAGPVRGAGGAQ